The Anabas testudineus chromosome 1, fAnaTes1.2, whole genome shotgun sequence genomic sequence ggagactgaagggagtaaccatTACAGGCAAAGCATTAAGtcttattcattttaatctattttaacaATCTGTTCCAATatttttgctcacatgaaaaatgggtgggttcaaactaaAAGTGCTAtattctaagttgtgtatcggatccagatgtaaagctgaaatgttgctcttttgttgttgttggacatTTAGTCGTGATGGTCAATAATGGGGTAAAGGGAAAGGGAATTTATGTCAATGAGCAGCCCTGAAACTAGAGAAAGGATGTGTGCATGCACTTGTACAAATACAGACCTTGACGACTTGGTGTGGTTATCCCAGTAGAGAACTTTGTAAATAGCTTCTGCTGACTGACAAGCAGTGGACAGCATGTCATCCAGGAGCTTCAACCTGGTCAAAATAGCCTCCAGGTTAAAATATAGTCTTTCTAAAAGATTttgcagatgtgtgttttggtgAGTAATAGTTTATGAAAAGTCCACAGAACCCAGAACCCTTAAGCATTTGAAAAGCtgtaacaaacaaatatttacaaaaatatttgtgactttaaGGCAACACCACAACACCAAATCAAGTGGTGTTTTACAGTACAGATTTTggtttaaatgcaaaaaaacaccATAGACAGGTGCCCAAAAAGATTACAGATTGTACATTCAACTTGAACAACTAATGGATAAGttgatataaaaaaatgttgagtTCCAACTGAAGCCAATTTTTTTAGCCTGtctatttatataaataagGCCAAAACATTTGTAGAATTAGCACCTTTCttacagtttcaacaaaaacgtaaaagtagaattcatggtagagctgctgtattggattacaTTAGATTGCATATGTGTACttaataaagtggtcagtgagtGTATTTTTCAATCACAAATACATAATTTTTAGCAGGACATCACATTTGGCTTCAAGAAATATAATCTTGTTTCCTACCATGTAGATTcatttataatgaaaataataatttattgtcACCATGCAGTGTGTCTCTTACAGGTCTTTAACTTCCATCATGGCCTCCTGTTTGGTGAGGTGCACTGTCTGCAGGTCTCTGCGATGCACAGCATGAAAACCCCTCCTCTGGAGCTCAGCTTCGGATGTTCTGCCCCGACACCTGTCCTGCAGGTAACCCAGGGCAGCAGGAGCGGACACTGCCACCACACCCAGAGAGAACCAACCCACTGACACCAGAGAGGCAGAAACAACCATGAGTTCATAAATTATGTAAGCCCCTTTTAAAGCACCAAACAGAAACTGGATCAATATTAATGGCCGTTTGTATCTTACCTTCACTAACAGTGCAGAAGAAGACATTAAGAAATATACAGACAAGCAGAGAGCACAGCGGCATCTTCCATCTGTGGGATGACAGTGAATACTGAAGTAAAAGAACAGCTTCCTGTCATTACTGACCAATATGTGATATGATGCTCAAACaggacacagacaaacatgcatacacacccTAAGAGGAAACTGCTCAGCTCCACTGCATCTATAACTGGTTTAAGAAACAAAGTCATTCTCTTATAGGACACAACCATGTTGAAGAGGTCAAAGTTTTGTGTGCAACGTGGGCTCCCCAACTCAGAGGCATCAGGAGACCCAGGAGTCTCTTTGGATAACGTGTGCACCAGCTCCCCCCGTTCCCCTGCACCGTGTGAGGACTCCTGGGACATCATTCCTgtacatgtgataaaaaaaaagacacaggcACGATTCAAATGTTGAAAAgtgaaaaggcaaaaatattGAAAACCTGCTCCCACTACAAAACAGATATGCCCTGATCCCTCCCTGACATCTTAAATACAAACCCAAGCTATTTGTGCAGATAACGGGAGCAGTGCCCCAgacagctcagtgttttgttgtggaACTCGTAAATATGTATCTACAATTACAAGTGATACACATATTATAATGCCAAGTCATATTTTATAAAGCACTGCAGCACTGTCTGGTTCAGACTTTACAGAAAGGTCTACAGTTACAATAGAAGTGCAGTGAactacaacatttttatttaaagatagCACACAAGAACCCCTGAACGCATCACTGACATGGCCTGGGGATACCAGCCCCttcatattaaaacattatgaTCACCGCTCTGTAGCTATTGAATAACgtaactttgtttttaaaccCAAGTTAAGCTAACACGGAGCTAGGCAGGGCTCACTGGGCCTCAGCATGATCCTTTTGCAAACTATGAACGGCCTCTGAAAGAAGCTCCAACAACAAACCACGTCTCCATCAATCAGCGCCGATAACTGATCTGGACCGTGAGATGCTGTCACACAGCAAACTTCACTTCTTGCACACTGCTCTTGGCCTTGTCGCGCTAATGCCAGTGCAGCTAACATTAGCTGGCGACGACAACTTACACCGAGCTGAGTGTCCACAAACAGACAACTTGTGAAGCAGCAGCGGCGGCGACGAGCTCAGGAGAAACTAGCGAGTCCCACCGACATCGTCAGCCTGGAGGAAGGAAGAGCCTCCAAATGCAACTGGCCTGGTCAACATGTCATGTATGAGCAGTAACCTCTCAGGACGAAGCGGTTTACGGTGCTGTCGGCTTGTCTGCAGAGAAAACTGCCGGGTGAAGCAGCTATTTGTTTGTGGACGCCTGCTCAACGGGGCTAGCTTTGTTAGCTCCGTCCGGCTCAGGTTCACATCCGCTTCCTCATCCAGGCCAAGTAATAGATGACAGATAAGAGGGCATGAGGATGTCCGATAGAGTCGTTCAGACAGTAGCATGATATGAAACTTCCTGATATTGACATGTTGTAATCTCTAAGAGTGGAAGACGAAATTTTTGATTATGCGGAAAAAGCAATCACAACTAATATCCAAATGTATAGCAAGTGCTAAATTAGAGATATTTTTCAAGGTTTAAAAAGtcttatttaataatttcatgtctgatgtctatcctttttaactttttattttaaaagcttaaCTAGACCTACTACATAGTCAATAAAAACCCCAGTTACAAGTTTAGTTTTATCAAGTTGTATTTTGCACTGCAACTGGCTTTTTCTTTATTAGAGATGCCACAAAATCATATCTGCACCCTATGTATGAAATTAAACCTCCTCCTTCACAAAAACCATCATGTCTACAACCTACTGCACATACAGCACAGGACATCTTTCTATAGAGAGAGGTGCAAACATTCAACAGAAGAATAAACACAACATCTATTTTTGAGCAGATGATGACTTTAATGATAAACCTTGTAATACAGTGCCTCGTTGAAAGCTGTGTAGCAGTTACAGAACATGTCAGCAGGAAACACGAGTGTCCTGGTTAACCAGCAGTGCACGGGGGAGGCCATCATGTGACTGAAGGAGAAGCACACATCCCCACACAGCAAGAGAATATGGATGAGAAGCgatacaaaaaattatatatacagttgagcaagcatgcacacacaaacacaaaagtatAAACTGCCTCTATTTACTTATTAACACATCCAGCCAGTCTACTGAattggcagacagacaggtgtgaTGGGACATTACCATCTCTTAGGAAACCTAATGAAATCATTTGGCAGCTGCAGCAAGTTCATGCAGTAGGTAGATCATCTTTTAGACCATCATACAGAATCACAGGGCTCTTTAGGCAGATGAATAGCTGTGATGTTTCTTATATGACACACCTGCAAAAATCTAGTGGTGTGCTTGAGAGAGAGCTTCAGTGAGGAAGGgaagagtggaaaaagtaactGTTGAGCCAAGCAagtgttagtagtagtagtaaatcAATACTGTATCATTGTCAAACTGTATTtcacttattttgtctttgcagtATAACTAAAAGTCAATCAGAGGCTTGAATTAAACACGAAAAAAGGGCCAAAGGAAGAACAAACAGCGTTAACACCAGCTGTCAGAGTACATCCTGTTTAACTAATACTGACCTTTTCCTAACTCTGCTCCTTGAGGTGAGGATTCTGAATATTAGACTTTAGTGCCAGTGATTTTCTTTGTCcatcataaaacaaataattaaatggcACTTGGAATTACATTCAAACCTTTAACACACAAATCATTTCAGTAAGTATGACTGAGCTGTTGTATACAGTACACCTACACTGACTTCAAGTTAATCAAATGAGTTCCTGTAACAAAAAGTGGACAGAGGCCAtattgcagagctgctgcttccTAAGTGGGTGCTCTTAAAACAATATGGGACATTTCACCTGCTAGATATATGTGACAACAGTCCAAACAAGAGAGACCTGCTGACTTATATACAGTCCCCTCAAAAAGTATTGGAACGGCAAGGCCACTTAATTTGTCTTTGCtgcatttgggtttaagatcaaaaagatgaatatgatGCAAAAATTGGCAAATTTTCAGCTTTTGACGGATCACCCAGTTTTTAAGAGAACCAAAGCACTGGAACCTGTGACTGCCAGATGTGTCCTGTGAGACTGTTCAAACTCTAAATATCTCCAAATGACTGCTCTTGGTTTTAGTTTTGGGTTTTACCtgagaagaaggaaaacaacaaaatctgaCGGCAGAAGCTTTGTGAAAGCTGTGAAGAATACTTCAAAAACAACCTCAGTGGCATCACCAacaacctccacagagcagaaatACAGAGGCCGCACCACAAGATGTAGAACCTCCATCAGCATTAAGAACCTGAACGCAAAGTAGAAAAGTACAGTTCAGAAAAGCCTTCGTGTGATTCTCTCATCTTTTGATATTAAACCCTGAgttttcagtgtacagcaaacaaATTAAGCAGCTTTTAGATTAGACCACTATGTCATACATGTGAACCACTAATAGCTCCAAAGTGTGATATTGATGGTCTATAAAATGTTGCTAATGCATCCCTGTTTGCTGATTTATATATAACTGTACTACGATTCAAAAGCCTGCCTGTTGTCTGTTAGGTGCttataataatgtatatttCACATATGTGAGCATGAGATAAAATCATGTTCTCTTGTCAACTTGAGCACTGTTCAGAGCTGCACTCTACTGTAGCTGCTTGCTGTGTGAACGCTCATGGAATTTAAGCCCCCCACAGTTTCTGAACGACTTCCCACACTGTCCACAGATGTAaggcttctctccagtgtggatACGGAAGTGCCTGGTCAGTGCCCCTGAATGGCGGAAACACTTGGAGCACACGGAGCAGGTGTACGGTCTCTCTCCCGTGTGGATGCGAAGGTGTGTTTTGAGGTTCTCCATGCGGTTGAACTCGCGGTTGCACTCTGTGCAGCGGAAAGGGCTGCAGCCCGGTGGGTAAAGCTGCAGCCTGGGCCTCTTGCTTCCTGCTACAGTCTGCTGACAGCGCTGCTGGATCTTCTGCTGGCACTGGCCGTAGTGACGCCGCAGCAAGCTGGGCAGGGGGAAGCTCTGACCACAGGACTTGCAAGAGTGGTAGGTGTTGATGTTGTGGCTGTTGGTGCGCCTGATCCGGACATGGACTCCATAAACCTGTGGGGGGGCTTCAGATACAGGAGCTGGTTCTGCCAGCTGGAAGACGGGGAGGTCGGAGGAGAGGGATGGAAGATCTGTGTGTGGTGGAAGGCCTGTAGTCACGTTTGGAAGATgagctgtaaaaacaaagaCCACAGGTTAAACTGGTATTAAAAACCTGTGTTGCACATTTAATGTTAACTCAGTACTTTTGGCCACCAGGCActcagtgcagctttttgtCTATGAGCGTCTCACACTTGGATTTGGTTTATCCCATTCTTCTGGACAAATCCTGTCATGTCCGAACGAATTGGATGGGAAGTGTGTGTCATCTTCAGACCTGTCCACAGACGTTTTATGGCGTTTAAGGCTGAAAAGGAGCCAGGCCACTGTGGTCCTGGAAACCCTTGAAACCTTAGAAATGGTTATATACCCTTCTCCTGAGCTGTTGCTCACCACAACATGCGATTGTGGAGGTGTGAATCATTTTCTGTCCTGAGACACAATGTGTATTGTGGCTCTCATATCCACATTAGTGTGTGAATACTTGTGTAAATAAGATATTTCAggtatttaatcaaattaatgaCTGCTTTAAgtaaacaaaaaatgtgtttcacaaaaagtgaatactttctgaagccactgtataTGATGCAAACTGGTTGTAGAACTGAATCATTACAACTTCAGTAAGAAGGATCAGtgctttattgcattttattctgttaaacACTTTGGTCAACTTCTGATGcttatttaatgttaatcaaTCAGCTGTTGCCATAAAAGTGACACGTTGTGGATGTGTTCAACACTCACTGTGTTGCTTCTTACCCTGTGCCAGCCTGGTGCAGGACACTTCTGTGTTTGGGTCTTGCCTCTGAAGATCCAGCACTTCTGGTTTCCACTGCTCCAACAGTTTGGACTGGACTGCAGATATACCCTCCAGATTTAACTCCTCCACTTTGATGGAGTCCAAACAGCTGTCCTCTTCTGGACCCTCCTGCTTTACTGTAACGTGCTCTGTTGCGGGTTCGTCTGCGCTGAGAAGTGGTGGGGAGTTGTGGTCTTGAGCTGCTGGGTCTTGACACGGCCAGCTAATGTTTTCTACCTTCACGACACAAACGCGGGAAATTTGCTGAAGGAGCTCTGTAGATAGAAATATCACAGAGTACAAACACTGAGCACAGGAAAATAATTTCACATCTTTCAACACTATTCGAGAGTACTAGAAAACAATATATACATTAACAGATCCATGTTACTTCTAAAATGTCCAGTTTCATTTCAGCATCAAGGTATGCAGAAGACACAGACTCCTGTCACTATGATGTCACATTCATGATTTTAACATTGCAGCAATTAGATGCCGTTTGTTTGGATCCTTCTGCTTTACACTGACCTACAACGTATGATGGCAGGAAAGTGATCAAACAGAAAATCTAACTGCTACCCACCCCTTGTACACCCACTACCTCGTTCCTTCTCTGGCTCTGAGACAGCATCCTTGACATACTGTACGCTCCCAGCTTGGCCTgatctctgctcttcatctctgCTCATGCGTTTATCTTGGGGGTCCGGACGCGCAGAATGGGGGTCCCCTCTGCCCCCAGCGCAACTGCGCACACTGGCCACTCTGGGACTGGGACTGACTCGATGAGAATTAGGATGGAGCTGCTGGTCTGCATGTTTCGTGGCACCGAGGAGCTGCTTTGAAGGTGGAGGGCTGCCACCTCTTCCCCCCGTGCGCGCCGAGTCTAACAAAGCTTCAGCTCTCTGCAGCCTTTGTTTGAGGGACTCGTTCTCTCGTCGCATCTCCTCATAGTCGTCTCCTGCAGCCTGAGCCACCAGCTTTTTCACCTTCCGAACTGCGATCTCCACAGCCACTTCAAACGCTCCGTGGATGGCTGCGACAAGCTCCTCTTGCAAAGACAGCGCAGCCTCAGCTCGGCCCG encodes the following:
- the LOC113162634 gene encoding zinc finger protein 829-like isoform X2, with translation MKSQLTGTKPGRAEAALSLQEELVAAIHGAFEVAVEIAVRKVKKLVAQAAGDDYEEMRRENESLKQRLQRAEALLDSARTGGRGGSPPPSKQLLGATKHADQQLHPNSHRVSPSPRVASVRSCAGGRGDPHSARPDPQDKRMSRDEEQRSGQAGSVQYVKDAVSEPEKERELLQQISRVCVVKVENISWPCQDPAAQDHNSPPLLSADEPATEHVTVKQEGPEEDSCLDSIKVEELNLEGISAVQSKLLEQWKPEVLDLQRQDPNTEVSCTRLAQAHLPNVTTGLPPHTDLPSLSSDLPVFQLAEPAPVSEAPPQVYGVHVRIRRTNSHNINTYHSCKSCGQSFPLPSLLRRHYGQCQQKIQQRCQQTVAGSKRPRLQLYPPGCSPFRCTECNREFNRMENLKTHLRIHTGERPYTCSVCSKCFRHSGALTRHFRIHTGEKPYICGQCGKSFRNCGGLKFHERSHSKQLQ
- the LOC113162634 gene encoding zinc finger protein 829-like isoform X1, with the translated sequence MKSQLTGTKPGRAEAALSLQEELVAAIHGAFEVAVEIAVRKVKKLVAQAAGDDYEEMRRENESLKQRLQRAEALLDSARTGGRGGSPPPSKQLLGATKHADQQLHPNSHRVSPSPRVASVRSCAGGRGDPHSARPDPQDKRMSRDEEQRSGQAGSVQYVKDAVSEPEKERGSGCTRELLQQISRVCVVKVENISWPCQDPAAQDHNSPPLLSADEPATEHVTVKQEGPEEDSCLDSIKVEELNLEGISAVQSKLLEQWKPEVLDLQRQDPNTEVSCTRLAQAHLPNVTTGLPPHTDLPSLSSDLPVFQLAEPAPVSEAPPQVYGVHVRIRRTNSHNINTYHSCKSCGQSFPLPSLLRRHYGQCQQKIQQRCQQTVAGSKRPRLQLYPPGCSPFRCTECNREFNRMENLKTHLRIHTGERPYTCSVCSKCFRHSGALTRHFRIHTGEKPYICGQCGKSFRNCGGLKFHERSHSKQLQ